From Tachypleus tridentatus isolate NWPU-2018 chromosome 8, ASM421037v1, whole genome shotgun sequence, a single genomic window includes:
- the LOC143222776 gene encoding RNA polymerase II-associated protein 1-like: MTVLKSAGGDIIQVSDWKLLQETLEQLPSVSSAYIANLANVLSIEKFRWQIEQKSHLLDSLTVECIMTPVLPVYWTMMPVIYLYKQYKNGVEATSSYPETVGTILRCLQWCHLLELLTPDLMNSMSMTTRFCHIATVFLAGNDLFLEPNIQLYLQALIKLLLKNNPTCLLENKCLCWPDITSFDDFYVELLEQFESVSYGDSLFGSFILLPLQQCYDSSLRKLLFSEHAPALRILGVPFAQLLVPLDNYLFPVEKDVEMIALYQRSLLSDTLTNTGSPVLYLMAVHHVSHFLFEENETPLKVKSKFINQLLQQKEKETVQNIFLYKEPSIQNSDLGFEKWNTLPQERQEHLNKVAWR; encoded by the exons ATGACTGTACTGAAATCAGCTGGAGGAGACATTATTCAGGTATCAGACTGGAAACTACTACAGGAGACATTGGAACAGCTACCAAGTGTTTCTAGTGCTTACATTGCTAATTTGGCAAATGTTCTTTCCATTGAGAAATTTAG ATGGCAGATAGAACAGAAGAGCCACTTATTGGATAGCCTTACTGTTGAATGCATCATGACTCCAGTACTTCCAGTATATTGGACCATGATGCCGGTTATTTATCTGTACAAGCAGTATAAAAATGG GGTTGAGGCTACTTCTTCTTATCCAGAAACTGTTGGTACCATATTAAGATGTCTACAGTGGTGTCATCTGCTGGAGTTGTTGACACCAGACCTAATGAATTCTATGTCTATGACCACAAGATTTTGCCATATAGCAACAGTGTTTCTTGCTG GAAATGATTTATTTCTGGAACCTAATATTCAACTGTATTTGCAAGCTCTTATCAAGTTGCTGCTTAAGAATAATCCTACATGTTTACTAGAAAATAAATGTCTGTGCTGGCCAGATATCACCTCATTTGATGACTT TTATGTGGAATTGCTGGAACAGTTTGAAAGTGTTTCTTATGGGGACTCATTATTTGGTAGTTTCATTTTGCTTCCCCTACAGCAGTGTTATGACTCCTCTCTAAGAAAATTGCTCTTTTCTGAACATGCACCAGCTCTTCGTATTCTAGGTGTTCCTTTTGCTCAG tTACTTGTTCCTTTGGACAACTACTTGTTCCCTGTAGAGAAAGATGTGGAGATGATAGCTCTTTATCAGAGAAGTCTACtttcag ATACCTTAACAAACACTGGGAGCCCTGTACTTTATTTGATGGCTGTCCATCATGTGTCACACTTCTTGTTTGAAGAAAATGAGACCCCTTTGAAAgtcaaaagtaaatttattaaccAGCTGCTGCAGCAAAAAGAAAAG gaaACTGTGCAAAATATCTTTCTCTACAAAGAACCATCTATACAGAACTCAGATTTAGGGTTTGAAAAATGGAACACCTTACCTCAGGAAAGACAGGAACATCTTAACAAGGTTGCTTGGAGATAA